From a region of the Trichocoleus sp. genome:
- the kaiC gene encoding circadian clock protein KaiC, translated as MTQTNQDGQTSSQVMVGVQKIRTLIEGFDDISHGGLPVGRTTLISGTSGTGKTLFAVQFLYYGITQFDEAGIFVTFEESPADIIKNAFSFGWDLQKLINEGKLFILDASPDPEGQDVIGNFDLSALIERIQYAIRKYKARRVSIDSVTAVFQQYDAASVVRREIFRLVARLKQVGATTIMTTERVEEYGPVARFGVEEFVSDNVVIVRNVLEGERRRRTVEILKLRGTTHMKGEYPFTITDQGINIFPLGAMRLTQRSSNIRVSSGVKTLDEMCGGGFFKDSIILATGATGTGKTLLVSKFLQDACRINERALLFAYEESRAQLSRNAYSWGIDFEDLEQQGLLKIICAYPESAGLEDHLQIIKSEIADFKPSRIAIDSLSALARGVSNNAFRQFVIGVTGFAKQEEITGFFTNTTDQFMGSNSITDSHISTITDTILLLQYVEIRGEMARAINVFKMRGSWHDKGIREYVISDRGPDIKDSFRNFEGIISGSPTRVAIDEKNELSRIVRGFQEKPEAEK; from the coding sequence ATGACCCAAACGAATCAAGATGGACAAACGAGTAGCCAAGTAATGGTAGGGGTGCAAAAAATTCGTACTCTCATTGAAGGCTTTGATGATATTAGTCATGGTGGCTTACCCGTTGGTAGAACCACATTAATTAGCGGTACATCAGGTACCGGAAAAACCCTATTTGCCGTTCAATTCCTTTATTATGGCATCACCCAGTTTGATGAAGCGGGAATTTTTGTCACGTTTGAAGAATCCCCTGCTGACATCATCAAAAACGCCTTTAGCTTTGGATGGGATCTCCAGAAGCTAATCAATGAAGGGAAACTTTTTATTTTGGATGCCTCACCTGACCCAGAAGGGCAAGATGTGATCGGCAATTTTGACCTCTCAGCCCTGATCGAACGCATCCAATATGCAATTCGTAAGTACAAAGCAAGGCGCGTTTCGATCGATTCTGTGACCGCAGTCTTTCAACAGTACGATGCAGCTTCTGTAGTGCGACGAGAGATTTTTCGCTTGGTTGCTCGTCTAAAACAAGTGGGTGCTACCACCATTATGACCACGGAGCGGGTTGAAGAATATGGACCTGTTGCCCGCTTTGGTGTTGAGGAATTTGTTTCTGATAATGTGGTCATCGTCCGGAATGTCCTGGAGGGAGAGCGGCGACGACGAACCGTAGAAATTCTGAAGCTGCGCGGCACAACCCACATGAAGGGGGAGTACCCTTTTACCATCACTGATCAGGGCATTAATATCTTCCCGCTTGGCGCAATGCGGTTGACGCAGCGATCGTCCAATATCCGCGTTTCGTCTGGCGTCAAAACCCTCGACGAGATGTGCGGCGGCGGCTTCTTCAAAGACTCGATCATTCTGGCAACTGGCGCAACCGGAACCGGAAAAACGCTGCTAGTTAGCAAATTTCTACAAGATGCCTGCCGCATCAATGAACGGGCACTGTTGTTTGCTTACGAGGAGTCGCGTGCTCAGCTGTCGCGCAATGCTTATTCCTGGGGAATTGATTTTGAGGATCTGGAGCAGCAAGGGCTGCTTAAAATTATTTGTGCTTATCCTGAATCAGCAGGTTTGGAAGACCATCTCCAAATTATTAAGTCTGAGATTGCCGACTTTAAGCCCTCACGGATTGCGATCGATTCTCTTTCTGCGCTGGCGCGCGGAGTCAGCAATAATGCCTTTCGTCAGTTTGTGATTGGGGTGACAGGCTTTGCCAAGCAGGAAGAAATTACAGGCTTTTTCACAAACACCACCGATCAATTCATGGGGTCAAACTCCATTACTGATTCTCATATCTCCACCATTACAGACACCATTTTGCTGCTGCAATATGTCGAGATTCGGGGTGAAATGGCAAGGGCAATTAACGTGTTTAAGATGCGCGGTTCATGGCACGACAAAGGCATCCGCGAGTACGTTATCAGCGATCGAGGTCCAGATATCAAAGACTCGTTCCGCAACTTTGAGGGAATTATCAGTGGTTCTCCCACCCGAGTTGCGATCGATGAAAAGAACGAGCTGTCGCGCATTGTACGCGGGTTTCAGGAAAAGCCGGAAGCAGAGAAATAG
- a CDS encoding bluetail domain-containing putative surface protein produces the protein MATEIIKLTENKQFQANYAPYSAFSQDLPLDASKGLVITFDLYQYGGTGGDGIGFFLIDGAQTAANPGGDGGSLGYAPRITDSGLTAGLVGGYLGIGFDAFGNYSNPTEGRIGGPGLTADSIAVRGSAATNYNYLSGTASLPVSLDQPTPEAARRKAQIRLTPVGDLTVQIDLTGDNDFDDSGEQALQFNVINSGNGPLPATFKFGFAASTGLNTNVQEIDDFTVTALDGTPIPGQFNFKFEGGGQNDIQTGGSGNDQITGGGGNDALGGATGDDLLVGGIGADIVTGGLGADRFIFSGATKKAALQTSTLKDQDQIPDFQFSQGDRFVLDFDNNLLTASLPKGVFNAGKQKGRNLSKALQSTYADKDQKRRGKQSLGRDEAVFFRLGSRTYLSVNDGKAPFSTTDDLVADVTGIQFKPGDQKLGKLTAKNYFA, from the coding sequence ATGGCTACGGAAATCATTAAACTGACAGAAAACAAGCAGTTTCAGGCGAACTACGCTCCCTATTCTGCTTTCTCGCAAGACTTGCCGCTAGATGCCAGTAAAGGACTGGTAATCACCTTTGATCTTTACCAATATGGCGGGACAGGGGGTGATGGCATTGGCTTTTTCTTGATTGATGGCGCTCAGACAGCAGCGAATCCTGGTGGTGATGGTGGTTCTTTGGGCTATGCGCCTCGGATTACTGACTCAGGCTTAACAGCAGGTCTGGTTGGCGGATATCTAGGAATTGGATTTGATGCATTTGGCAACTACTCCAATCCGACGGAAGGGCGTATTGGGGGACCAGGGTTAACAGCGGATTCGATCGCAGTTCGTGGCAGTGCTGCAACCAACTATAACTACCTCAGTGGTACTGCCTCATTGCCAGTCAGCCTGGATCAGCCAACTCCTGAAGCTGCTCGTCGCAAAGCCCAAATTCGCCTCACTCCAGTCGGGGATTTAACGGTTCAAATTGATCTCACAGGCGACAATGACTTTGATGATTCAGGAGAGCAAGCCCTACAGTTCAATGTGATTAACAGTGGAAATGGTCCCCTGCCAGCTACATTCAAATTCGGGTTTGCTGCTTCTACGGGCTTAAATACAAACGTTCAAGAAATTGATGACTTTACTGTCACTGCGCTCGATGGAACCCCAATTCCGGGACAGTTCAATTTCAAATTTGAAGGCGGTGGGCAAAACGACATTCAGACAGGCGGGTCAGGCAATGACCAGATCACGGGCGGCGGTGGCAATGATGCGCTGGGCGGTGCAACTGGGGATGATCTCCTGGTGGGAGGGATTGGTGCAGATATTGTGACAGGGGGATTAGGAGCCGATCGCTTCATCTTCTCAGGCGCAACCAAAAAAGCGGCTTTGCAAACCTCAACGCTTAAAGACCAAGACCAAATTCCTGACTTTCAGTTCAGCCAGGGTGATCGGTTTGTGCTGGACTTCGACAACAATCTCCTAACTGCCAGCCTACCCAAAGGGGTATTTAATGCTGGAAAACAGAAGGGACGCAATTTATCGAAAGCGTTGCAATCTACCTATGCCGATAAAGACCAAAAGCGTCGGGGCAAGCAATCTTTAGGTCGGGACGAAGCTGTGTTTTTCCGCCTTGGCAGTCGCACTTATCTGTCGGTTAATGACGGGAAAGCCCCTTTCTCTACCACAGATGATTTAGTGGCTGATGTAACGGGAATCCAGTTTAAACCTGGCGATCAGAAGCTTGGCAAGCTCACCGCAAAAAACTACTTTGCTTAA
- a CDS encoding cytochrome encodes MRKPIVGIMGTGNEATAFDCQLAFELGRLVAQQGWILLTGGRDVGVMDAASRGAKAANGLTIGILPGENDEGMSAAIDIPIMTGIGSARNNINVLTSNVIIACGIGAGTTSEIALALKARKSVILLCPDEKTQTFFQSLAPQQVFVVSTPVAAIEIAAQMITNLGLQMNDPR; translated from the coding sequence ATGCGAAAACCGATCGTTGGCATCATGGGCACAGGAAACGAAGCAACTGCGTTTGACTGCCAACTGGCTTTTGAGTTGGGTCGGTTGGTTGCTCAACAAGGCTGGATTCTGTTGACAGGAGGACGAGATGTTGGGGTGATGGATGCTGCAAGTCGGGGGGCAAAAGCGGCAAATGGTTTAACGATTGGGATTTTACCGGGCGAGAATGATGAAGGTATGTCTGCGGCGATCGATATTCCCATTATGACGGGAATCGGAAGTGCCCGGAACAACATTAATGTATTAACGAGTAATGTCATTATTGCTTGTGGAATTGGTGCAGGAACGACTTCAGAAATTGCATTAGCCTTGAAAGCTAGAAAGTCGGTTATTCTGCTTTGTCCTGACGAAAAGACCCAAACCTTCTTTCAATCGCTTGCTCCTCAGCAGGTTTTTGTTGTTTCAACGCCAGTAGCAGCAATTGAGATAGCTGCACAGATGATCACGAACCTGGGACTGCAAATGAATGACCCTCGATGA
- a CDS encoding glycosyltransferase: MNQAVDFHFTPSCSATLLPQVSVIVPIYNGAADLPDLLHCLQLQTYPADRVEYLLIDNGSTDQTLNQLQILTANLQAPTGAPLTFRILTEPHIQSSYAARNQGICLSSGEILAFTDADCRPHPNWLEHIIQPFVDTEIAIVAGEILALSGNTLLERYADRHKVLSQEHTLAHPFYPYGQTANLAIRRQALEQVGLFRPHLTTGGDADLCWRIQQQHVGRICFVEQAIVRHRHRSTFADLQSQWQRYGRSNRYLHQLHGIELGKAFTQRELLYRWIRWFCKEVPAALLQTKLDRETGGTLIDRLIDTPLSLFCQSARVTGQQQASLPEQADRIDWLPNHACHSNCRSD; encoded by the coding sequence ATGAATCAGGCTGTTGATTTTCATTTCACTCCATCTTGTAGCGCCACGCTACTGCCGCAAGTCTCGGTCATTGTGCCAATTTACAATGGAGCAGCAGACCTGCCCGATTTGTTACACTGCTTGCAGCTTCAAACCTATCCAGCCGATCGAGTAGAATACCTGCTGATTGATAACGGCAGCACTGATCAAACCTTAAACCAGCTCCAAATCCTGACAGCCAATCTGCAAGCACCGACTGGGGCACCGCTCACCTTTCGCATTCTTACAGAACCTCACATTCAAAGCTCCTATGCGGCTCGGAATCAGGGCATTTGCTTATCTAGCGGCGAAATCTTGGCATTTACAGATGCAGATTGCCGCCCTCATCCCAACTGGCTAGAGCACATCATCCAGCCCTTTGTTGATACAGAAATTGCGATCGTAGCAGGGGAAATTCTCGCCTTATCGGGCAACACACTTCTAGAGCGGTATGCCGATCGCCACAAAGTTTTATCTCAAGAACATACTTTGGCACATCCTTTTTACCCCTATGGACAGACGGCAAATTTGGCAATTCGCAGGCAAGCTCTAGAACAAGTGGGTTTATTTCGTCCTCACCTGACTACTGGCGGAGATGCTGATTTGTGTTGGCGGATTCAGCAGCAGCATGTCGGGCGAATTTGTTTTGTAGAGCAGGCGATCGTTCGACATCGACACCGTTCGACCTTTGCAGATTTGCAGAGTCAGTGGCAGCGATATGGACGATCGAACCGTTACTTACATCAACTCCATGGAATTGAGTTAGGCAAAGCTTTCACTCAGCGTGAATTGCTCTACCGCTGGATTCGGTGGTTCTGTAAGGAAGTCCCTGCTGCTCTGCTCCAAACAAAACTGGATCGTGAGACTGGGGGAACTTTGATCGATCGACTGATAGACACGCCCTTAAGCCTGTTCTGTCAGTCTGCTCGCGTTACCGGACAACAGCAGGCAAGCCTCCCTGAACAAGCCGATCGAATTGACTGGCTCCCAAATCACGCTTGTCATTCCAATTGCCGATCGGACTAA
- a CDS encoding alpha/beta fold hydrolase: MNQPLPPKAVLSMPQSPVVSASRCEQATPLHQQALPHASRSTPTANGLTRWKQIKGLLWGIGLGLGWGVAAPGLAAEQVVVRFGPLQQSIAISDLEYFAQTGNVPSGLQFYRPLLNQEVRYVLRNRLHLDPNVGDKLVEDLLHSSSGERFLNTLQVALPSANANQIRVAMMRAAKQQDGMSVLSLLRSFPVQTVTVDAASAIALASQINLPYWQSQTLSSVLERELTVKSTPLRTQIDPAQTGPSWVWKQNLTLRDYQRDRSIPVDIYWSRRTQGPLVVLSHGFGADRRFLGYLAYHLASYGVTVVALEHPGSNVTWLTSNSLNQAGINAMSTILPASEFIDRPKDVSFVLDRLSLMNRFSSTLRGRLNTDQVTIIGHSLGGYTALALAGAQPNLKHLRQFCNDPEPVVFSPADLLQCNAADLPDRPEKLRDRRVVQAILLNPVIGRLFDEKGLSQVTTPIMMLAGTDDAITPAVSQQFLPFTELKTDKYLLTAIGGTHLSVGDPANLNHALTQSIFVRERPDNETEALRQLLKGVSLAFIKQLTPEARRYSPFLSPGYAQSFSTPNMKLRLNAELPPNFTNWLKMAALPMEQLVSGTLAQRRQAAQQGICDLNPNCILNNLPLVMFILPGGLPIAASQMFNLKRRMRRKSQP; the protein is encoded by the coding sequence GTGAATCAGCCCCTTCCGCCCAAAGCAGTTTTATCCATGCCGCAATCCCCTGTTGTGTCAGCTTCTCGATGTGAACAAGCCACACCACTGCATCAGCAAGCCTTACCCCACGCTTCTCGTTCAACCCCAACAGCAAATGGCTTAACGAGATGGAAACAGATTAAGGGGTTGCTTTGGGGCATCGGCTTGGGACTGGGATGGGGAGTTGCAGCACCAGGCTTGGCAGCAGAGCAGGTCGTAGTCCGGTTCGGTCCATTGCAGCAGTCGATCGCCATTTCAGATTTAGAATATTTCGCCCAAACGGGGAACGTTCCTTCGGGCTTGCAGTTCTATCGTCCATTGCTGAATCAAGAAGTGCGCTATGTGTTACGAAACCGTCTTCATCTTGATCCAAACGTGGGGGACAAACTGGTCGAAGACTTGCTCCACTCCTCGTCGGGTGAACGCTTTCTCAATACACTTCAGGTTGCCTTGCCCAGTGCCAATGCTAACCAGATCCGCGTTGCGATGATGCGGGCTGCAAAACAACAAGACGGCATGAGTGTTTTGAGCTTGCTGCGATCGTTCCCTGTCCAAACTGTGACTGTGGATGCCGCTTCAGCCATTGCACTCGCTTCTCAAATTAATCTTCCCTATTGGCAAAGCCAGACCCTAAGTTCAGTGCTGGAGCGAGAATTGACTGTTAAAAGTACGCCCCTCCGCACTCAAATTGATCCCGCTCAAACAGGTCCGTCCTGGGTTTGGAAGCAGAATTTGACGCTGCGCGACTATCAGCGCGATCGATCGATCCCCGTTGATATTTACTGGAGCCGCCGCACTCAGGGTCCGTTGGTTGTGCTTTCTCATGGGTTTGGAGCCGATCGCCGCTTTCTAGGGTATCTTGCCTATCATCTCGCTTCTTATGGAGTGACTGTAGTCGCGTTAGAGCATCCGGGAAGCAATGTCACCTGGTTGACCAGCAATTCTTTGAATCAAGCAGGCATCAATGCAATGAGCACTATCCTGCCTGCCTCAGAGTTTATCGATCGCCCCAAGGATGTTAGCTTTGTTCTCGATCGGCTGAGCTTGATGAATCGGTTTTCGAGTACGTTGCGGGGTCGGCTCAACACAGATCAAGTCACAATCATTGGGCATTCACTCGGGGGATATACAGCGCTGGCGCTGGCAGGAGCACAGCCAAACTTGAAGCATCTGCGCCAGTTTTGTAATGATCCTGAACCCGTTGTTTTCTCCCCGGCTGATCTGCTTCAGTGTAATGCTGCTGATCTCCCCGATCGTCCTGAAAAACTGCGCGATCGACGGGTTGTCCAAGCAATCTTGCTTAACCCGGTAATTGGGCGACTCTTTGACGAAAAAGGGCTATCTCAGGTCACGACTCCAATCATGATGTTGGCGGGCACGGATGATGCCATTACACCAGCCGTGAGCCAGCAGTTTTTGCCATTTACAGAGTTAAAGACTGACAAATATCTGCTAACGGCGATCGGCGGCACGCACTTAAGCGTTGGTGATCCGGCAAATCTGAACCATGCCTTGACTCAAAGCATTTTTGTCCGTGAACGACCCGACAATGAGACAGAAGCCCTCCGCCAGCTGCTCAAAGGCGTGAGTTTGGCATTCATCAAGCAACTAACACCAGAAGCTCGCCGCTACAGCCCTTTTCTCTCTCCAGGCTACGCCCAATCATTTTCAACCCCAAATATGAAGCTGCGGTTGAATGCAGAACTGCCACCCAACTTTACCAACTGGCTCAAAATGGCGGCTCTGCCAATGGAGCAACTGGTATCTGGGACACTGGCTCAGCGACGGCAAGCAGCACAACAAGGGATTTGTGACCTCAATCCCAATTGCATTCTCAACAATCTGCCACTGGTGATGTTTATCTTACCGGGAGGGTTACCCATTGCCGCGAGTCAGATGTTCAACCTGAAGCGACGGATGCGACGCAAATCTCAACCCTAA
- a CDS encoding NfeD family protein codes for MSSLPPYVVWLFVGFLCLLIGMAVGEPVAASLGVAALITAIAALSVPSIPVQVVLWGILSIALAVVLRGMVPQASKDLQPSVQATVSEPILPGEAGLVSYEGVLWKARCQISDISIASGQIVHVVGRQGLTLIVLPTTFAEELSDHPRSL; via the coding sequence ATGTCTAGCTTGCCGCCCTATGTCGTCTGGTTGTTTGTTGGGTTTCTTTGTCTCTTAATCGGCATGGCTGTGGGGGAACCCGTTGCTGCTTCGTTAGGGGTAGCTGCTTTAATTACTGCAATTGCTGCGTTATCTGTCCCTTCTATTCCCGTACAGGTTGTATTGTGGGGGATCTTATCGATCGCCCTTGCCGTTGTGTTACGAGGCATGGTTCCGCAAGCTTCAAAAGACCTTCAGCCAAGTGTCCAGGCGACTGTCAGTGAACCCATTTTGCCCGGAGAAGCCGGGTTGGTTTCCTATGAAGGGGTACTTTGGAAAGCCCGCTGTCAGATTTCAGATATCTCGATCGCCTCAGGTCAGATTGTACATGTAGTTGGTCGGCAAGGACTAACGCTAATTGTTCTACCGACCACTTTTGCAGAGGAGTTATCCGATCATCCCCGTTCTTTGTGA
- a CDS encoding stomatin-like protein, producing MNSPLIWVFAVVLSVIGATVGSIKRINEGNEALVERLGRYHRKLTPGLNFWVLPVVDEVVIEASSREQILDIDPSDAITKDNVTIKIDAVVFWKILELQQAYYEISDIEEALRNLVITTLRSQIGRMDLQDIYSSRTEINRSLLENLDEATEPWGVKVTRVEVQDIELPSNVKTSLEKERASISERRAMEAEAEGKKNAAIESAEAVAESIRRISQVLKTEPDGERILKYLVTQRYVDANYQLGQSANAKVVFMNPQDLSEGIANIISEEGSPQHKKNIEGGKDKQE from the coding sequence ATGAACTCTCCGCTCATTTGGGTCTTTGCTGTTGTTCTCAGCGTCATCGGAGCAACTGTTGGGTCAATCAAGCGAATTAACGAGGGAAATGAAGCCCTGGTCGAACGATTGGGACGTTATCACCGCAAACTCACGCCAGGATTAAATTTTTGGGTGCTGCCAGTGGTGGATGAGGTCGTGATTGAAGCATCAAGCCGGGAGCAAATCCTCGACATTGACCCTAGCGACGCAATCACGAAAGACAACGTCACGATCAAAATTGATGCGGTGGTCTTCTGGAAAATTCTGGAACTCCAGCAAGCTTATTATGAGATTTCCGACATTGAGGAAGCTCTAAGGAATCTGGTCATCACTACCCTTCGATCGCAGATTGGTCGCATGGATCTGCAAGATATTTACTCTTCGAGAACTGAAATTAACCGATCGCTGCTGGAAAACCTGGATGAAGCCACTGAACCCTGGGGCGTCAAGGTTACCCGAGTTGAAGTGCAAGACATTGAGCTACCCAGCAACGTGAAAACATCTCTGGAGAAGGAACGCGCTTCAATTAGTGAGCGCCGAGCCATGGAAGCAGAAGCAGAAGGTAAAAAGAACGCGGCGATCGAAAGTGCTGAAGCGGTGGCTGAGTCAATTCGTCGGATCTCACAGGTGTTGAAGACAGAACCGGATGGCGAACGCATCTTAAAGTATCTCGTCACCCAAAGATATGTTGATGCCAACTATCAGCTCGGACAAAGCGCCAACGCTAAAGTCGTCTTTATGAATCCTCAAGACCTTTCTGAAGGAATTGCAAACATCATTTCTGAAGAAGGTAGCCCCCAGCATAAAAAGAACATCGAAGGCGGAAAGGATAAGCAGGAGTAG
- the folP gene encoding dihydropteroate synthase, translated as MTTIAPWIIHNQPFDWGKQTYLMGVLNVTPDSFSDGGQFNQLEAALMQAERLVAAGTHILDIGGQSTRPQAEEVSVAAELERVIPVIEAIRSHPKLSQIPISVDTTRSSVAEAAITAGADLINDISGATFDAKMLSTVADLKVPIVLMHIRGNPKTMQNLTAYEDLIGEIYNFLRQQADRAIDAGIPADRIMLDPGIGFAKTAAQNLEILRQLPQFRELGYPLLIGTSRKSFIGRILNQPDPQQRVWGTAATCCAAIAGSADVLRVHDVAEMREVCQVADVIWRRRDLPEVRE; from the coding sequence ATGACAACGATCGCTCCCTGGATCATTCACAACCAACCCTTTGATTGGGGAAAGCAGACCTATCTCATGGGGGTCTTGAACGTTACTCCAGATAGTTTTAGTGACGGTGGGCAATTCAACCAACTAGAAGCTGCTTTGATGCAGGCAGAGCGTTTAGTAGCCGCAGGCACGCATATTCTGGATATTGGTGGACAATCGACTCGTCCTCAGGCAGAAGAAGTCTCTGTTGCGGCAGAACTTGAGCGCGTCATTCCAGTCATTGAGGCAATCCGATCGCACCCCAAGCTTTCCCAAATTCCCATTTCTGTAGATACGACCCGATCGAGCGTTGCCGAAGCCGCGATCACCGCTGGAGCAGACTTGATTAATGATATTTCGGGTGCAACCTTTGATGCAAAAATGCTGTCAACTGTTGCTGACTTGAAAGTGCCAATTGTCTTGATGCATATTCGCGGCAATCCCAAGACAATGCAAAATTTGACGGCTTATGAAGATCTGATTGGCGAAATCTACAATTTTTTGAGACAGCAAGCTGATCGTGCCATTGATGCTGGAATTCCTGCCGATCGCATTATGCTCGATCCGGGTATCGGATTTGCTAAAACTGCTGCTCAAAATCTAGAGATCCTGCGGCAACTGCCCCAGTTCCGAGAACTCGGCTACCCTTTGCTGATTGGGACATCGCGCAAAAGCTTTATTGGTCGAATTTTGAATCAGCCTGACCCGCAGCAAAGAGTGTGGGGCACTGCCGCGACCTGCTGTGCTGCAATTGCTGGCTCTGCTGATGTGCTGCGCGTTCATGATGTTGCAGAAATGCGAGAAGTTTGCCAGGTTGCGGATGTCATTTGGCGGAGACGTGATTTGCCGGAAGTGAGGGAGTGA
- a CDS encoding serine/threonine phosphatase: protein MLICPECLFENPDNNKFCQQCGVSLVEQTCPSCGFSVPFTLAQCPQCHAATGIARTAILSLSTPRPPSSSEGTGLDSPGFPEAAPGQYLDAQQRYQLLEPITNDPASEEADRTVRVLDCNPLQASLLQILYPQLDRTPPASTATTPLNIPALAQRYLDLQAEYPSLPLPKIYDAWESQGISLILLEDRSHFIKLANLWEDQAVLPLQILHWLHEMTELWAVLEPQHCRRSLLELSNLYVDEDHLLCLQRLYEDLPDRPPTLQDLGILWQRLFQQSQRTLIGELVVLCQELILGKVDSVKTLRSRIETIAITLQSHSEAIAMSSDPTEPLHSSPNPEQPLQKAVTPAAAQPPASPPTDPPTDSLTFDADDYAGRSTAIQFSDTENEGGTDSDDLPTVVLPMRLVSLEDAGRTDVGRQRDHNEDCFSIHTEVVKNESLQGRTMRAKGLYILCDGMGGHAGGEVASALAVETLRKYFATHWQERLPSEACIRDAIQQANSVIYDLNQQNARSGSGRMGTTLVLVLIQDTEAAVAHVGDSRLYRFSRRRGLEQVTLDHEVGQREIQRGVEPTIAYARPDAYQLTQALGPRDEHFINPDVKFLEVNEDLLLVLCSDGLSDNDLLESHWHTHLEPLLSTQTNLEQGASQLIELGNRHNGHDNITAIVIRAKVRPDLEMLGQKLEQVSQSHQEES, encoded by the coding sequence ATGCTAATCTGTCCTGAATGCTTGTTCGAGAATCCAGATAACAATAAGTTCTGTCAGCAATGTGGCGTTTCTCTCGTAGAGCAAACTTGCCCTAGCTGTGGCTTTTCTGTGCCCTTCACGCTGGCACAATGCCCCCAATGTCACGCTGCCACTGGCATTGCCCGCACCGCGATTCTTTCATTGTCCACTCCTCGCCCACCGTCTTCCTCTGAAGGCACTGGCTTGGATAGCCCTGGGTTTCCAGAAGCAGCACCCGGACAATATTTGGATGCCCAACAGCGATACCAGCTGCTAGAACCGATCACCAATGACCCAGCCAGCGAGGAAGCCGATCGAACCGTTCGCGTTCTCGACTGCAATCCGCTGCAAGCCTCCCTGCTACAAATCCTCTATCCACAGCTCGATCGCACTCCCCCCGCTTCTACCGCCACTACTCCCCTTAACATTCCGGCGCTTGCCCAGCGCTACTTAGACCTCCAGGCAGAATACCCTTCACTGCCGTTGCCGAAAATCTATGATGCCTGGGAGAGCCAGGGCATTTCGCTCATTCTGTTAGAAGATCGCTCTCATTTCATCAAACTGGCTAACCTCTGGGAAGATCAGGCTGTTTTGCCGCTCCAAATTCTGCACTGGTTGCATGAAATGACTGAACTTTGGGCAGTTTTGGAACCTCAGCACTGTCGGCGCAGTCTGTTGGAGTTATCCAACTTGTATGTTGACGAAGACCACTTGCTTTGCCTACAGCGGCTCTATGAGGATTTGCCTGATCGCCCTCCTACCCTGCAAGACCTCGGCATCCTGTGGCAGCGATTATTCCAGCAATCTCAGCGCACCCTGATTGGAGAACTCGTTGTTCTTTGTCAGGAGTTAATCCTGGGAAAGGTGGATTCGGTTAAAACGTTGCGATCGAGAATTGAGACGATCGCCATCACCCTTCAATCCCATTCTGAAGCGATTGCCATGAGTTCTGACCCAACCGAACCCCTCCATTCCTCGCCAAATCCTGAGCAGCCGCTCCAGAAAGCCGTCACTCCTGCTGCTGCCCAGCCTCCAGCAAGTCCGCCAACTGATCCACCCACTGATTCCTTAACCTTTGATGCTGACGACTACGCTGGACGCTCAACCGCCATCCAGTTCTCTGACACAGAGAATGAAGGGGGCACAGACAGCGATGATTTGCCCACCGTTGTATTGCCAATGCGCTTAGTCAGCTTGGAAGATGCCGGACGAACCGATGTTGGGCGACAGCGTGACCACAACGAAGATTGCTTTAGCATCCATACTGAAGTTGTGAAAAACGAAAGCCTTCAGGGAAGAACCATGCGGGCAAAAGGGCTTTACATCCTCTGCGATGGAATGGGCGGTCATGCAGGGGGTGAAGTCGCTAGTGCGCTGGCAGTAGAAACTCTACGCAAATACTTTGCGACTCATTGGCAGGAAAGGCTACCAAGTGAAGCCTGTATTCGAGATGCCATTCAGCAGGCAAATAGCGTTATCTATGACCTGAACCAACAAAATGCCCGATCGGGCAGTGGTCGTATGGGAACCACTTTAGTTTTGGTTTTAATTCAAGATACCGAAGCAGCCGTTGCTCATGTTGGAGACAGCCGCCTCTACCGCTTTAGCCGCCGTCGGGGGTTAGAACAGGTAACGCTCGATCATGAAGTCGGACAGCGAGAAATTCAGCGAGGGGTTGAACCTACGATCGCCTATGCCCGTCCTGATGCTTACCAATTGACTCAGGCACTTGGACCCAGAGACGAGCATTTCATCAACCCAGACGTCAAATTTCTAGAAGTCAACGAAGACCTGCTGCTAGTTCTCTGCTCAGACGGGTTATCCGACAATGACCTGCTGGAGTCTCATTGGCATACCCATCTAGAACCTTTGCTCAGCACGCAAACCAATCTGGAGCAAGGAGCTTCCCAACTGATCGAGCTGGGCAACCGCCATAATGGACATGACAACATCACAGCGATTGTCATTCGAGCTAAGGTGCGTCCAGATCTGGAAATGTTGGGGCAGAAGCTGGAACAGGTT